A DNA window from Brassica napus cultivar Da-Ae chromosome C1, Da-Ae, whole genome shotgun sequence contains the following coding sequences:
- the LOC125580003 gene encoding uncharacterized protein LOC125580003, producing MKGRYYRHTNPLEISSSNSPSYGWKSMLVAKDLLKKGLRHTIGSGYNTRVWFDQWIPTQTPRLVKDNGTWRDPKLYVNHLIDHSTGEWRMDLIQNICDPGEISLIQSIRPSRSIKADGFCWTHTKSGLYTVKSGYELATLEKSERCVAVCSRLAERHCRNERACPRCGGDEETINHLLLECPPAVQTWALSDIPSIPGQFPSKSLLENFDFLLFRATAKGVSTQRLIKFPWIAWYLWKSRNDKLFNGVEISPLDSLLKASQESDEWCVAQEVVSAGKARESTATVNREEMMESHKPRCQVDPSSATNQATFGGGFVLDQEDGNSILGSFGRNQVLSPIHAEFQSLLWAMGNSLRLGQESMHFESDCLQMVKLIEEEEYWPSLASELDEFFHLRSLFTLFFLSFIHREFNSRAYFHSKDARMKNSEFFHVNIFVHPGLAQVNPPGPV from the exons ATGAAAGGCAGGTACTATAGGCATACCAACCCATTGGAGATAAGCAGTTCGAATAGCCCGTCGTATGGTTGGAAAAGCATGCTGGTGGCTAAGGACCTACTTAAGAAGGGGCTGAGACATACGATTGGATCAGGTTACAACACACGGGTGTGGTTTGATCAATGGATCCCGACACAAACACCTAGATTGGTCAAAGATAATGGAACATGGAGAGATCCTAAGCTGTACGTGAATCATCTAATCGATCACAGTACCGGCGAATGGAGGATGGATCTGATACAGAACATATGTGATCCCGGTGAGATTTCTCTTATACAGAGCATTCGACCTAGCCGGAGTATTAAGGCTGATGGTTTCTGCTGGACCCATACAAAGTCCGGTCTATACACAGTCAAGTCTGGGTATGAACTAGCGACTCTGGAAAAGAGCGAAA GGTGCGTTGCGGTATGCAGCCGACTGGCTGAACGACACTGCAGAAACGAACGGGCGTGCCCTAGGTGCGGAGGAGATGAGGAAACTATAAACCATCTTCTCTTAGAATGCCCTCCGGCGGTGCAGACATGGGCGCTGTCCGATATCCCATCAATTCCGGGACAATTCCCGAGTAAGTCACTCCTGGAGAACTTTGATTTCCTTTTGTTTCGAGCCACTGCAAAGGGCGTCTCAACGCAAAGGCTTATCAAGTTCCCGTGGATTGCATGGTATTTATGGAAATCAAGGAATGATAAGCTGTTCAATGGAGTGGAGATCTCTCCTTTGGATTCTCTACTAAAGGCCAGCCAAGAAAGTGACGAGTGGTGCGTTGCGCAAGAGGTTGTATCGGCAGGAAAGGCTCGAGAGAGCACAGCAACGGTAAATCGTGAGGAGATGATGGAGTCGCACAAACCGAGATGTCAAGTGGATCCATCTTCGGCGACCAACCAAGCTACTTTCGGCGGGGGTTTTGTTCTAGATCAAGAAGACGGGAACTCAATCTTGGGTTCCTTTGGGAGAAATCAAGTCCTCTCTCCCATTCACGCGGAGTTCCAATCCCTGTTATGGGCAATGGGTAATTCTCTCCGATTGGGGCAAGAATCTATGCATTTCGAATCGGACTGCCTGCAAATGGTTAAGctgatcgaagaagaagaatattggCCATCTTTGGCTTCAGAATTAGATGAATTCTTTCATCTCCGTTCtttgtttactttatttttCCTTTCCTTTATTCATCGCGAGTTCAATTCTCGTGCGTATTTCCATTCTAAGGATGCTCGTATGAAAAACTCTGAATTTTTCCATGTAAACATTTTTGTTCATCCGGGCTTAGCTCAGGTTAACCCTCCCGGACCAGTTTAA
- the LOC125580002 gene encoding uncharacterized protein LOC125580002, which translates to MSSIWGGGRSIEALISQLPRPRIWNVEGRVRGRNLGNGRFQFDFDNERDLQAVLNKRPCHFNHWSFALERWEPFTREDFPNTIPFWVQVTGVPVHFWNDDTFTEIAKALGTKMAIDATSARIQISVNIDKPLQFEGTVGFPNGDTGKVTFLYVGLHRYCFTCKMISHDENSCPELTETQREQKRLQRLALNSPGAQRQLPAHDPGQERKQGNKRPHSPSLDLHRQSPPPQGSSRHGVWSRLDKEYPIPRVIRRDESAGIRSNTQHMSREQRQDYIPHADITRGKGENISREFNGSRQQEWRPRVSQSYTSDRTRDSHNDRVFVPREMNRSTPMSTGVDQDDTDSQRTISEHPRIFTNNGTQGSGHLVVHRNETEEEK; encoded by the exons ATGTCCTCCATCTGGGGGGGGGGGAGAAGCATTGAAGCCCTAATCTCGCAATTGCCTAGACCTCGCATCTGGAACGTAGAAGGACGAGTGAGAGGAAGAAACTTAGGGAATGGACGATTCCAATTTGACTTTGATAATGAGCGAGACCTCCAAGCGGTACTGAACAAGAGGCCTTGCCACTTCAACCATTGGAGTTTTGCTCTGGAGAGATGGGAGCCCTTCACTAGGGAAGACTTCCCAAACACAATCCCCTTTTGGGTGCAAGTTACGGGCGTTCCGGTACATTTCTGGAACGATGACACTTTCACAGAGATAGCAAAGGCGCTGGGAACAAAGATGGCAATAGATGCAACAAGTGCCCGTATTCAAATTTCTGTAAACATTGACAAGCCTCTCCAATTTGAAGGAACAGTGGGTTTCCCGAATGGAGATACTGGAAAGGTCACCTTCCTATACGTGGGCCTCCACAGATACTGCTTCACTTGTAAGATGATTTCTCATGATGAGAATAGCTGCCCGGAGCTAACAGAAACCCAAAGGGAACAAAAACGTCTACAGAGACTGGCTTTAAACAGCCCTGGTGCACAACGTCAGTTACCAGCTCATGACCCTGGTCAAGAACGTAAGCAAGGCAACAAAAGGCCTCACTCTCCTTCGCTAGATTTACACAGGCAGTCACCGCCCCCGCAAG GATCGTCTAGACATGGGGTTTGGAGTCGTTTGGACAAAGAGTACCCCATTCCTCGAGTTATAAGACGTGATGAAAGTGCTGGGATCCGCTCAAACACACAGCATATGAGCAGGGAGCAAAGGCAAGATTATATACCTCATGCTGATATAACTAGAGGTAAAGGGGAGAACATCTCCAGAGAGTTTAATGGGTCACGACAGCAAGAGTGGAGACCAAGAGTATCTCAGTCTTACACTAGCGACCGGACCAGAGACTCACATAATGATCGGGTCTTTGTGCCTAGGGAAATGAACCGTAGTACCCCGATGTCAACAGGAGTTGATCAGGATGACACAGATTCCCAAAGAACTATCTCTGAACACCCGAGAATTTTCACCAATAATGGAACACAAGGGAGTGGACATCTGGTGGTGCATAGGAATGAGACAGAAGAGGAAAAATAG